A window from Malania oleifera isolate guangnan ecotype guangnan chromosome 7, ASM2987363v1, whole genome shotgun sequence encodes these proteins:
- the LOC131160267 gene encoding pentatricopeptide repeat-containing protein At3g18110, chloroplastic isoform X2 has product MAGTGVLAFSAPPSIHGDVVSKVRTSGRDSTVSSSVDCAPSSSATTSENVETHKFSYSRASPSVRWPHLKLTETRPPPQTQFTVASPPPTWVVGDAVFPANTPDSEGLEETQMGGFAEALDMNGESVEVLSRPSRTKMKMRKLTLIRDKNWRQRVQILTDRILGLKSDEFVADVLDKRIVQMTPTDFCFVVKWVGQTSWQRALEVYEWLNLRHWYSPNARMLAMILSVLGKANQEALAVEIFARAEPAIGNTVQVYNAMMGVYARNGRFGKVQELLDVMHKRGCEPNLVSFNTLINARVKSGSLIPNLAFELLNEVRRSGLKPDVITYNTLISACSRQSDLEAAVKVYADMEAHNCQPDLWTYNAMISVCGRCGFASKGERLFKKLESRGFTPDAVTYNSLLYAFAREGNVKKVEEICEEMVKMGFGKDEMTYNTIIHMYGKQGRHDLALQLYNEMKLSGRNPDAVTFTVLIDSLGKASKITEAANVMSEMLDIGVKPTLRTFSALISGYAKAGKRVEAEDTFHCMLRSGIKPDQLAYSVMLDIFLRFTETKKAMVLYHGMVHDGFTPDPALYEDLLRVLVRENKQEEVVKIVEDMRQLCNINPQIISSILVKCNCYDQAANMLRLAISQGLKLDRENLLSILSSYSSSGRHSEALNLLDFLRKHPPGSHQLLTEALVITLCKSHQLDAALEEYQASRGFGLFTESFTMFESLIQCCEENELFAKASQVFSEMRFYGMVPSQNIFHCMVPIYCKMGFPETAHCVLNQAEERGISVDNISLYVLLIEAYGKLKLWEKAEGLASNIRQRYMAVDRKIWTALMHAYATSGCYERARAVFNTMMRDGPYPTVDSINSLLQALINDGRLDELYVVVQELQDMGFKMSKSSILLMLDAFAQAGNIFEVKKIYHGMKAAGYIPTMHLYKVMIALLSRGKRVRDVEAMVAEMEEMGFKPDLSVWNTMLKLYTGIEDFKKSAQIYQRIQKDGLTPDEDTYNTLIVMCCRDRRPEEGLSLMHEMRRLGLDPKLDTYKSLISACGKQQLWEEAEELFSELQLNGCKLDRSFYHIMMKIFRSSGNHSKAENLLVTMKERGVEPTIATMHLLMVSYGTSGQPQEAEKVLYSLKETGSNISTLPYSSVIDAYLKNGDYNVGIQKLLEMQKDGLDPDHRIWTCFIRAASLSERTSEALILLSALRDAGFDLPLRLLMEKSDSIILKVDQYMEKLESVKDDAAFNFVNALEDLLWAFELRSTASWVFQLAIKRNIYRRGVFRVADKDWGADFRKLSAGAALVGLTLWLDHMQDASLQGFPESPKSVVLITAFKDITERLGPVRPKKFARLALLSNERRDKAIRADIEGAKEKLEKMNRMVCLTRGKIKKKKRMLRRRKFIRTVLRP; this is encoded by the exons atggcggGCACGGGCGTTTTGGCCTTTTCAGCACCACCTTCAATACACGGAGACGTTGTCTCTAAGGTACGCACAAGTGGCAGAGACTCCACTGTTTCTTCCTCTGTAGATTGCGCCCCGTCTTCTTCTGCTACCACTTCTGAAAATGTAGAAACCCATAAATTTAGTTACAGTAGAGCTTCACCATCTGTGAGATGGCCCCACCTGAAGCTCACCGAGACCCGCCCACCGCCGCAAACCCAGTTCACTGTGGCTTCTCCTCCTCCGACGTGGGTCGTCGGAGACGCCGTTTTCCCTGCGAATACGCCGGATTCCGAGGGTTTGGAGGAGACCCAGATGGGGGGTTTTGCTGAGGCTTTGGACATGAATGGTGAATCAGTAGAAGTGTTGAGCAGGCCTAGCAGGACTAAAATGAAAATGAGGAAATTGACACTGATAAGGGACAAGAATTGGAGACAGAGGGTTCAGATTTTGACGGATAGGATTTTAGGGTTGAAATCTGATGAGTTTGTGGCTGATGTGTTGGACAAGAGGATTGTGCAAATGACGCCCACTGATTTTTGCTTTGTGGTGAAATGGGTTGGGCAGACAAGCTGGCAACGGGCATTGGAAGTGTATGAATGGCTGAATCTTCGGCATTGGTACTCTCCCAATGCCCGAATGCTTGCAATGATCTTGTCCGTGCTCGGCAAGGCCAATCAGGAGGCCTTAGCTGTTGAAATCTTTGCTAGAGCCGAGCCAGCAATTGGTAACACTGTGCAAGTGTACAATGCTATGATGGGTGTTTATGCCCGGAATGGTCGGTTCGGTAAGGTGCAAGAACTGCTCGACGTAATGCACAAAAGAGGTTGCGAACCGAATCTAGTGAGTTTCAATACCTTGATTAATGCCCGAGTGAAATCAGGTTCATTGATACCAAATTTGGCATTTGAACTTCTCAATGAAGTGAGAAGGTCGGGGCTTAAGCCCGACGTAATAACTTACAACACTCTTATTAGTGCTTGCTCCCGTCAGTCTGATTTGGAGGCGGCTGTAAAGGTTTATGCTGATATGGAGGCTCATAATTGCCAGCCTGATCTGTGGACTTACAATGCCATGATATCAGTTTGCGGGAGATGTGGGTTCGCTAGCAAGGGAGAGCGGCTTTTTAAGAAATTGGAGTCTAGAGGTTTTACTCCTGATGCAGTGACATACAATTCTCTGCTGTATGCTTTTGCTAGAGAAGGGAATGTAAAGAAGGTAGAAGAAATCTGTGAGGAGATGGTGAAAATGGGGTTTGGTAAAGATGAGATGACTTATAACACAATCATCCACATGTATGGGAAGCAAGGACGGCATGATTTGGCATTACAACTTTATAACGAAATGAAATTATCAGGCCGAAATCCTGATGCTGTCACGTTTACTGTTTTGATTGATTCACTTGGGAAAGCGAGCAAGATAACAGAGGCTGCAAATGTGATGTCAGAGATGTTGGACATTGGAGTTAAACCTACCTTGCGCACCTTCAGTGCTTTAATTTCTGGGTATGCCAAAGCGGGGAAGAGAGTGGAAGCTGAAGATACGTTTCATTGCATGCTGAGGTCGGGGATCAAACCTGATCAACTGGCATATTCAGTCATGCTGGATATTTTTTTGAGGTTTACCGAGACAAAGAAGGCGATGGTCTTGTATCATGGTATGGTTCATGATGGTTTCACACCAGATCCTGCCTTGTATGAGGACTTGCTTCGAGTTCTTGTGAGAGAAAACAAACAGGAAGAGGTTGTAAAAATTGTTGAAGACATGAGGCAATTATGCAATATAAACCCCCAAATTATTTCTTCTATTCTTGTAAAGTGTAATTGTTATGACCAAGCTGCTAACATGTTGAGGTTGGCTATCAGTCAGGGGCTTAAACTAGACCGTGAAAACTTATTATCTATCTTGAGTTCATACAGTTCATCTGGTAGGCACTCTGAAGCACTTAATTTGCTTGATTTTTTGAGAAAACATCCTCCTGGATCCCATCAACTGTTAACTGAAGCCCTTGTTATCACACTTTGCAAGAGTCACCAGTTGGATGCTGCTTTAGAAGAGTATCAGGCATCTAGAGGATTTGGTTTGTTTACTGAAAGTTTTACTATGTTCGAGTCCCTGATTCAATGCTGTGAAGAAAATGAGCTTTTTGCTAAAGCTTCTCAGGTGTTCTCTGAAATGAGATTCTATGGGATGGTGCCTTCTCAAAATATCTTCCACTGTATGGTGCCTATATACTGCAAAATGGGCTTTCCTGAGACGGCTCATTGTGTGCTCAACCAGGCAGAAGAGAGAGGAATTTCAGTTGACAATATTTCCTTGTATGTTCTTCTTATTGAGGCATATGGGAAATTGAAGCTGTGGGAGAAAGCAGAGGGCTTGGCGAGTAATATTAGACAGAGATACATGGCTGTGGATCGGAAGATTTGGACTGCATTAATGCATGCTTATGCTACAAGTGGTTGCTATGAGCGAGCAAGAGCTGTTTTTAATACAATGATGAGAGATGGTCCTTACCCAACAGTGGATTCCATTAATAGTCTCTTGCAAGCTTTGATTAATGATGGAAGATTAGATGAGCTCTATGTGGTAGTCCAGGAGTTGCAAGATATGGGTTTTAAGATGAgtaaaagttccattcttttgATGCTTGATGCATTTGCACAAGCAGGTAACATTTTTGAGGTGAAGAAAATATACCATGGAATGAAAGCTGCTGGTTATATTCCAACCATGCACCTTTATAAGGTTATGATTGCATTATTATCCAGGGGAAAACGAGTGAGAGATGTTGAAGCCATGGTTGCTGAGATGGAAGAGATGGGTTTTAAGCCTGATCTTTCAGTGTGGAATACCATGCTTAAGCTGTATACAGGGATTGAAGATTTTAAAAAGTCAGCTCAAATCTACCAGCGGATTCAAAAAGATGGACTTACACCAGATGAAGACACTTACAATACTCTAATTGTCATGTGCTGCAGGGATCGTAGACCAGAAGAGGGTTTGTCTTTGATGCATGAAATGAGGAGGCTGGGTCTGGACCCTAAGTTGGACACCTACAAAAGTTTGATTTCAGCTTGTGGCAAGCAGCAGCTATGGGAAGAAGCAGAGGAACTTTTCAGTGAGTTGCAATTAAATGGCTGCAAATTGGATCGTTCTTTTTATCATATAATGATGAAAATATTTAGGAGTTCTGGAAACCATTCCAAAGCTGAAAATCTACTTGTAACAATGAAAGAGAGGGGAGTGGAACCCACCATTGCGACAATGCACCTGCTTATGGTTTCTTATGGCACATCTGGACAGCCTCAGGAAGCTGAAAAGGTTCTTTATAGTTTGAAAGAAACAGGTTCAAATATTAGTACACTACCTTATAGTTCGGTCATTGATGCCTATCTCAAGAATGGGGATTATAATGTTGGAATTCAAAAGCTCTTGGAGATGCAAAAAGATGGTCTGGACCCTGACCACAGAATATGGACATGTTTTATAAGGGCCGCAAGTTTGTCCGAGCGCACTAGTGAAGCCTTAATCCTCTTAAGTGCTCTCCGAGATGCTGGCTTTGATCTTCCACTCAG GCTTCTGATGGAAAAGTCTGACTCAATAATTTTAAAGGTGGACCAATATATGGAGAAACTTGAATCCGTGAAAGACGATGCGGCCTTTAACTTTGTCAATGCTTTGGAGGATTTGTTGTGGGCATTTGAACTCCGGTCCACTGCTTCTTGGGTTTTCCAACTGGCAATCAAGAGGAACATATATCGTCGTGGTGTTTTCAG ggtGGCTGACAAAGACTGGGGAGCTGATTTTAGAAAGCTATCTGCTGGTGCAGCTCTAGTTGGTCTTACTTTATGGCTCGATCATATGCAG GATGCATCATTGCAAGGTTTTCCAGAGTCTCCAAAATCAGTTGTTCTGATAACAG CATTCAAGGACATAACTGAAAGACTTGGTCCTGTAAGGCCTAAAAAATTTGCAAGATTGGCACTGCTATCTAATGAGAGAAGGGACAAAGCTATTCGGGCTGATATTGAGGGGGCAAAAGAAAAGTTGGAGAAGATGAACAGAATGGTGTGTCTGACAAGGGGGAAGatcaagaaaaagaagaggatGCTGCGAAGAAGAAAATTCATTCGAACAGTTCTCAGACCTTGA
- the LOC131160267 gene encoding pentatricopeptide repeat-containing protein At3g18110, chloroplastic isoform X3, which yields MAGTGVLAFSAPPSIHGDVVSKVRTSGRDSTVSSSVDCAPSSSATTSENVETHKFSYSRASPSVRWPHLKLTETRPPPQTQFTVASPPPTWVVGDAVFPANTPDSEGLEETQMGGFAEALDMNGESVEVLSRPSRTKMKMRKLTLIRDKNWRQRVQILTDRILGLKSDEFVADVLDKRIVQMTPTDFCFVVKWVGQTSWQRALEVYEWLNLRHWYSPNARMLAMILSVLGKANQEALAVEIFARAEPAIGNTVQVYNAMMGVYARNGRFGKVQELLDVMHKRGCEPNLVSFNTLINARVKSGSLIPNLAFELLNEVRRSGLKPDVITYNTLISACSRQSDLEAAVKVYADMEAHNCQPDLWTYNAMISVCGRCGFASKGERLFKKLESRGFTPDAVTYNSLLYAFAREGNVKKVEEICEEMVKMGFGKDEMTYNTIIHMYGKQGRHDLALQLYNEMKLSGRNPDAVTFTVLIDSLGKASKITEAANVMSEMLDIGVKPTLRTFSALISGYAKAGKRVEAEDTFHCMLRSGIKPDQLAYSVMLDIFLRFTETKKAMVLYHGMVHDGFTPDPALYEDLLRVLVRENKQEEVVKIVEDMRQLCNINPQIISSILVKCNCYDQAANMLRLAISQGLKLDRENLLSILSSYSSSGRHSEALNLLDFLRKHPPGSHQLLTEALVITLCKSHQLDAALEEYQASRGFGLFTESFTMFESLIQCCEENELFAKASQVFSEMRFYGMVPSQNIFHCMVPIYCKMGFPETAHCVLNQAEERGISVDNISLYVLLIEAYGKLKLWEKAEGLASNIRQRYMAVDRKIWTALMHAYATSGCYERARAVFNTMMRDGPYPTVDSINSLLQALINDGRLDELYVVVQELQDMGFKMSKSSILLMLDAFAQAGNIFEVKKIYHGMKAAGYIPTMHLYKVMIALLSRGKRVRDVEAMVAEMEEMGFKPDLSVWNTMLKLYTGIEDFKKSAQIYQRIQKDGLTPDEDTYNTLIVMCCRDRRPEEGLSLMHEMRRLGLDPKLDTYKSLISACGKQQLWEEAEELFSELQLNGCKLDRSFYHIMMKIFRSSGNHSKAENLLVTMKERGVEPTIATMHLLMVSYGTSGQPQEAEKVLYSLKETGSNISTLPYSSVIDAYLKNGDYNVGIQKLLEMQKDGLDPDHRIWTCFIRAASLSERTSEALILLSALRDAGFDLPLRPSFAGF from the exons atggcggGCACGGGCGTTTTGGCCTTTTCAGCACCACCTTCAATACACGGAGACGTTGTCTCTAAGGTACGCACAAGTGGCAGAGACTCCACTGTTTCTTCCTCTGTAGATTGCGCCCCGTCTTCTTCTGCTACCACTTCTGAAAATGTAGAAACCCATAAATTTAGTTACAGTAGAGCTTCACCATCTGTGAGATGGCCCCACCTGAAGCTCACCGAGACCCGCCCACCGCCGCAAACCCAGTTCACTGTGGCTTCTCCTCCTCCGACGTGGGTCGTCGGAGACGCCGTTTTCCCTGCGAATACGCCGGATTCCGAGGGTTTGGAGGAGACCCAGATGGGGGGTTTTGCTGAGGCTTTGGACATGAATGGTGAATCAGTAGAAGTGTTGAGCAGGCCTAGCAGGACTAAAATGAAAATGAGGAAATTGACACTGATAAGGGACAAGAATTGGAGACAGAGGGTTCAGATTTTGACGGATAGGATTTTAGGGTTGAAATCTGATGAGTTTGTGGCTGATGTGTTGGACAAGAGGATTGTGCAAATGACGCCCACTGATTTTTGCTTTGTGGTGAAATGGGTTGGGCAGACAAGCTGGCAACGGGCATTGGAAGTGTATGAATGGCTGAATCTTCGGCATTGGTACTCTCCCAATGCCCGAATGCTTGCAATGATCTTGTCCGTGCTCGGCAAGGCCAATCAGGAGGCCTTAGCTGTTGAAATCTTTGCTAGAGCCGAGCCAGCAATTGGTAACACTGTGCAAGTGTACAATGCTATGATGGGTGTTTATGCCCGGAATGGTCGGTTCGGTAAGGTGCAAGAACTGCTCGACGTAATGCACAAAAGAGGTTGCGAACCGAATCTAGTGAGTTTCAATACCTTGATTAATGCCCGAGTGAAATCAGGTTCATTGATACCAAATTTGGCATTTGAACTTCTCAATGAAGTGAGAAGGTCGGGGCTTAAGCCCGACGTAATAACTTACAACACTCTTATTAGTGCTTGCTCCCGTCAGTCTGATTTGGAGGCGGCTGTAAAGGTTTATGCTGATATGGAGGCTCATAATTGCCAGCCTGATCTGTGGACTTACAATGCCATGATATCAGTTTGCGGGAGATGTGGGTTCGCTAGCAAGGGAGAGCGGCTTTTTAAGAAATTGGAGTCTAGAGGTTTTACTCCTGATGCAGTGACATACAATTCTCTGCTGTATGCTTTTGCTAGAGAAGGGAATGTAAAGAAGGTAGAAGAAATCTGTGAGGAGATGGTGAAAATGGGGTTTGGTAAAGATGAGATGACTTATAACACAATCATCCACATGTATGGGAAGCAAGGACGGCATGATTTGGCATTACAACTTTATAACGAAATGAAATTATCAGGCCGAAATCCTGATGCTGTCACGTTTACTGTTTTGATTGATTCACTTGGGAAAGCGAGCAAGATAACAGAGGCTGCAAATGTGATGTCAGAGATGTTGGACATTGGAGTTAAACCTACCTTGCGCACCTTCAGTGCTTTAATTTCTGGGTATGCCAAAGCGGGGAAGAGAGTGGAAGCTGAAGATACGTTTCATTGCATGCTGAGGTCGGGGATCAAACCTGATCAACTGGCATATTCAGTCATGCTGGATATTTTTTTGAGGTTTACCGAGACAAAGAAGGCGATGGTCTTGTATCATGGTATGGTTCATGATGGTTTCACACCAGATCCTGCCTTGTATGAGGACTTGCTTCGAGTTCTTGTGAGAGAAAACAAACAGGAAGAGGTTGTAAAAATTGTTGAAGACATGAGGCAATTATGCAATATAAACCCCCAAATTATTTCTTCTATTCTTGTAAAGTGTAATTGTTATGACCAAGCTGCTAACATGTTGAGGTTGGCTATCAGTCAGGGGCTTAAACTAGACCGTGAAAACTTATTATCTATCTTGAGTTCATACAGTTCATCTGGTAGGCACTCTGAAGCACTTAATTTGCTTGATTTTTTGAGAAAACATCCTCCTGGATCCCATCAACTGTTAACTGAAGCCCTTGTTATCACACTTTGCAAGAGTCACCAGTTGGATGCTGCTTTAGAAGAGTATCAGGCATCTAGAGGATTTGGTTTGTTTACTGAAAGTTTTACTATGTTCGAGTCCCTGATTCAATGCTGTGAAGAAAATGAGCTTTTTGCTAAAGCTTCTCAGGTGTTCTCTGAAATGAGATTCTATGGGATGGTGCCTTCTCAAAATATCTTCCACTGTATGGTGCCTATATACTGCAAAATGGGCTTTCCTGAGACGGCTCATTGTGTGCTCAACCAGGCAGAAGAGAGAGGAATTTCAGTTGACAATATTTCCTTGTATGTTCTTCTTATTGAGGCATATGGGAAATTGAAGCTGTGGGAGAAAGCAGAGGGCTTGGCGAGTAATATTAGACAGAGATACATGGCTGTGGATCGGAAGATTTGGACTGCATTAATGCATGCTTATGCTACAAGTGGTTGCTATGAGCGAGCAAGAGCTGTTTTTAATACAATGATGAGAGATGGTCCTTACCCAACAGTGGATTCCATTAATAGTCTCTTGCAAGCTTTGATTAATGATGGAAGATTAGATGAGCTCTATGTGGTAGTCCAGGAGTTGCAAGATATGGGTTTTAAGATGAgtaaaagttccattcttttgATGCTTGATGCATTTGCACAAGCAGGTAACATTTTTGAGGTGAAGAAAATATACCATGGAATGAAAGCTGCTGGTTATATTCCAACCATGCACCTTTATAAGGTTATGATTGCATTATTATCCAGGGGAAAACGAGTGAGAGATGTTGAAGCCATGGTTGCTGAGATGGAAGAGATGGGTTTTAAGCCTGATCTTTCAGTGTGGAATACCATGCTTAAGCTGTATACAGGGATTGAAGATTTTAAAAAGTCAGCTCAAATCTACCAGCGGATTCAAAAAGATGGACTTACACCAGATGAAGACACTTACAATACTCTAATTGTCATGTGCTGCAGGGATCGTAGACCAGAAGAGGGTTTGTCTTTGATGCATGAAATGAGGAGGCTGGGTCTGGACCCTAAGTTGGACACCTACAAAAGTTTGATTTCAGCTTGTGGCAAGCAGCAGCTATGGGAAGAAGCAGAGGAACTTTTCAGTGAGTTGCAATTAAATGGCTGCAAATTGGATCGTTCTTTTTATCATATAATGATGAAAATATTTAGGAGTTCTGGAAACCATTCCAAAGCTGAAAATCTACTTGTAACAATGAAAGAGAGGGGAGTGGAACCCACCATTGCGACAATGCACCTGCTTATGGTTTCTTATGGCACATCTGGACAGCCTCAGGAAGCTGAAAAGGTTCTTTATAGTTTGAAAGAAACAGGTTCAAATATTAGTACACTACCTTATAGTTCGGTCATTGATGCCTATCTCAAGAATGGGGATTATAATGTTGGAATTCAAAAGCTCTTGGAGATGCAAAAAGATGGTCTGGACCCTGACCACAGAATATGGACATGTTTTATAAGGGCCGCAAGTTTGTCCGAGCGCACTAGTGAAGCCTTAATCCTCTTAAGTGCTCTCCGAGATGCTGGCTTTGATCTTCCACTCAG GCCTTCATTTGCAGGCTTCTGA